From the genome of Mycobacterium dioxanotrophicus, one region includes:
- a CDS encoding acyl-CoA thioesterase II has protein sequence MSHSDFEELLAVLDLKRVDDNLFIGTHPSKNPIRTFGGQMIAQAFVAGGRSLEHKQQPSALNAHFIAGGDPEQDLEFHIVRLRDEKRFANRRVDVMQDGQLLTTVMLSYMNGGRGLEHSVAAPDVAHPDTLPKIDELLRGYEETVPLFVEALRPIEWRYTNDPAWVMRDKGERLDHNRVWLKTEGAMPDDPVLHGAALVYSSDTTVLDSIITTHGLSWGFDRIFAVTMNHSVWFHRPIKFDEWVLYSTTSPVAAESRGLGTGHFFDEAGQLLATVVQEGIVKYFPASR, from the coding sequence GTGTCACACTCGGATTTCGAGGAGCTGCTGGCGGTTCTCGACCTCAAGCGCGTCGACGACAACCTCTTCATCGGGACGCACCCGAGCAAGAATCCGATCCGCACGTTCGGCGGTCAGATGATCGCGCAGGCGTTCGTGGCGGGTGGTCGATCGCTGGAGCACAAGCAGCAGCCGAGCGCGCTGAACGCCCACTTCATCGCCGGCGGTGACCCGGAGCAAGACCTCGAGTTCCACATCGTGCGGCTACGCGACGAGAAGCGTTTCGCCAATCGCCGGGTGGACGTCATGCAGGACGGTCAGCTCTTGACGACCGTGATGCTCTCCTACATGAACGGCGGGCGCGGCCTCGAACACAGCGTGGCCGCGCCCGACGTCGCACATCCCGACACATTGCCGAAGATCGACGAGCTGTTGCGGGGGTACGAGGAAACGGTGCCCTTGTTCGTCGAGGCGTTGCGGCCCATCGAGTGGCGCTACACCAACGACCCGGCCTGGGTGATGCGGGATAAAGGGGAGCGCCTGGACCACAACCGGGTGTGGCTCAAGACCGAGGGCGCCATGCCCGACGACCCGGTGTTGCACGGCGCAGCGCTGGTGTATTCGTCGGACACCACGGTCCTCGACTCGATCATCACCACACATGGCCTCTCGTGGGGCTTCGACCGTATCTTCGCGGTGACGATGAACCACTCGGTGTGGTTTCACCGTCCGATCAAGTTCGACGAATGGGTGCTGTACTCGACCACCTCCCCGGTGGCCGCCGAATCCCGCGGCCTGGGCACCGGCCATTTCTTCGACGAAGCCGGTCAGCTGCTGGCGACGGTCGTGCAGGAAGGCATCGTCAAATACTTTCCCGCGTCGCGCTAG
- the pyk gene encoding pyruvate kinase: MNRRGKIVCTMGPATSTDAMVKSLVEAGMDVARLNFSHGEYSDHEAAYRRVRAAADETGHAVGVLADLQGPKIRLGRFADGPTVWATGETVRITIDDCAGTHDRVSTTYKRLAEDAVAGDRVLVDDGNVGLIVESIEGNDVVCKVTEGGPVSNNKGMSLPGMNVSAPALSEKDIKDLEFALQLGVDLVALSFVRSPADIELVHEVMDRVGRRVPVIAKLEKPEAVENLEAIVLAFDAVMVARGDLGVELPLEEVPLVQKRAIQIARENAKPVIVATQMLESMIDSSRPTRAEASDVANAVLDGADAVMLSGETSVGKHPLETVRTMARIIHAVEENSVVVPPLTHVPRTKRGVISYAARDIGERLDAKALVAFTQSGDTVRRLARLHTPLPVLAFTALPEVRSQLALTWGTETFIVPQMSSTDDMIRQVDKSLLELGRYKRGELVVIVAGAPPGTVGSTNLIHVHRIGEEDV; this comes from the coding sequence GTGAACCGACGCGGGAAGATCGTTTGTACGATGGGTCCGGCTACTAGCACCGACGCGATGGTCAAATCGCTGGTCGAAGCCGGAATGGATGTAGCGCGGCTGAACTTCAGCCATGGCGAGTATTCGGATCATGAGGCGGCGTACCGCAGGGTCCGAGCAGCCGCCGACGAGACCGGGCACGCGGTCGGTGTTCTCGCCGACCTGCAGGGACCGAAGATCCGCCTCGGCCGTTTCGCCGACGGGCCGACTGTGTGGGCGACCGGCGAGACGGTGCGGATCACCATCGACGACTGCGCCGGAACCCACGATCGGGTGTCGACCACCTACAAGCGGCTGGCCGAGGATGCCGTGGCCGGCGACCGGGTGCTGGTCGACGACGGCAATGTCGGCCTGATCGTCGAGAGCATCGAGGGCAACGACGTCGTCTGCAAGGTCACTGAGGGTGGCCCGGTCAGCAACAACAAGGGCATGTCCCTGCCCGGCATGAACGTGTCTGCCCCGGCGCTGTCGGAGAAAGACATCAAGGACCTGGAGTTCGCGCTGCAGCTGGGCGTCGACCTGGTCGCGCTGTCCTTTGTCCGCTCACCGGCGGACATCGAGCTGGTGCACGAGGTGATGGACCGCGTCGGGCGCCGCGTTCCGGTGATCGCCAAGCTGGAGAAGCCCGAGGCCGTCGAGAACCTCGAGGCCATCGTGCTGGCATTCGACGCAGTGATGGTGGCCCGTGGCGACCTCGGCGTGGAGCTGCCGCTGGAGGAGGTGCCGCTGGTTCAGAAGCGGGCGATCCAGATCGCGCGGGAGAACGCCAAACCTGTCATCGTCGCCACGCAGATGCTGGAGTCGATGATCGACAGCTCGCGCCCCACCCGGGCCGAGGCCTCCGACGTCGCCAATGCGGTGCTCGACGGCGCGGACGCGGTCATGCTCTCCGGGGAGACCTCCGTGGGCAAGCACCCGCTGGAGACGGTGCGGACCATGGCCCGCATCATCCACGCGGTCGAGGAGAACTCGGTCGTGGTGCCGCCGCTGACCCACGTTCCGCGTACCAAGCGCGGTGTCATCTCATATGCGGCGCGCGACATCGGTGAACGACTGGACGCCAAGGCACTCGTTGCGTTCACCCAGTCCGGCGACACCGTGCGCCGGCTGGCTCGGCTGCACACGCCGCTGCCGGTGCTGGCGTTCACCGCACTGCCCGAGGTGCGCAGCCAGCTCGCCCTGACCTGGGGCACCGAGACGTTCATCGTGCCGCAGATGTCCAGCACCGACGACATGATCCGTCAGGTCGACAAGTCGTTGTTGGAGCTCGGCCGCTACAAGCGCGGCGAGCTGGTGGTCATCGTCGCGGGTGCTCCTCCCGGCACAGTAGGCTCCACGAATCTGATCCATGTGCACCGCATCGGTGAGGAGGACGTCTAA